One part of the Syngnathus acus chromosome 17, fSynAcu1.2, whole genome shotgun sequence genome encodes these proteins:
- the LOC119136686 gene encoding FYVE and coiled-coil domain-containing protein 1-like isoform X2 — protein MTSSGSSVGQNQLHRIIRDLHDAVFQLSQEHKDLAEPVTDDSTNLRKFFYKLEYLLQFDLKEKTTFLGQRKDYWDYFCDCLIKIKGVNDGIRFVKSIPELKTSLGKGRAFIRYALVHQRLADTLQQCLINEKVTSDWYYARSPFLDPNLTSDIINHLYELNQIQFDVAARGYDLDIDWPAFARRTLGAGSASLLWKPPSRCSSINSLIQEVRVPDLNLRGDLAQAEPSLRSVAENLRLELDQSEVRQQELLRQVEELGKEPAHLKDVVKNLKEQLVAAQKTTSLPNPSASMDVRNHYQTCWDEKNCELQDRLAATENKNMELLSKLDETIKEKGKQTSSFCESAWKIQELLEKLKSTEEKRLEAKREAEDRARYCDRVSQELKLREEELRTCTEKLADVKSRGQDERAETLKRLEELQGAVGRIQGALTLKEKESGNLRAQLQGLQASLECRERQADELRRRLQEERDEIERRCTDRDSQNETLEVQLLDLRKTLKSRERELSVSSEKIKHLEEHLEKVNMEKESLSFRLEDIDLNASVETGNLDNCRSQCCELKGINTALLQAVKKSEDSVVELTQGREALLDQLAILRASEKHLKGRLEAADLCTEDREKKFLDENCHLEELVQKALLEKQRLEAQQKSVEQENLDLLEVQSSLKKQLTEAQEEVDLLNAKVSNLDENLTGSQKSHAELLMKFQQMEVKLKDQTAKCGLLQERVEELESRTSEQHDEKGAAESNEKTPKLHEEHLTPDSKEAPFRLVIAEAQLELNLREVHRLREEVVELRAQLLAGTEEKMKAQAFQEVTEASREDLRVLVEQLKGQVEELNRQHVDEILRSREREEALIRERDCEALARAGLAAEVTANKEELHILKQRYDALCLENSESGEALHRANTETAELGVRVCTLTAENEEARLRLETHSKRRQALEEEAAQEATRIDACTEQLRQENQQLVGKLRHQDDLWAMTQKLQEELTKVQEEAEVLQEKSRQEIEALRLELSSQAISHSSQLQSVNEELMDERLQMMSEQEKAVEVEKQLKRWKTEVQRYRQHLAEKTIQLAQSENLLQQKEDELIQLRKNLSRCQEELDMTQRACQELRDTLRKVTLDKQNLDLRTAAELDDLYRTKVNLEERLVELIRDKDALWQKTDALEFEQKLRDEETERDVNYCLGCHTPFGWLLRKHSCRSCGRPFCHYCLANAASYQMGGTRELCCRDCRNQVSGEEERPPQEDTFTSTPGSAIGRLLQPLRAVTSLLGVDEGDKQEDGIFDIITEEEVSGISDGDSFVTACSSGHGQEEATQLSCSSASTGDLSSEVLEDQRGAMQDAEICLLKSGELTLTSCFALDDISSFGDSSRELFIKSNCYSTVPISAGWSGATVCWTFTSEPKGISFSVVFQESAQTTLEQAKVLIPLTRCNSHKETIRGEMKVRKAGEYILIFDNSFSRFISKRVMYHLAVDALP, from the exons TTGAAAACCTCATTGGGCAAAGGAAGAGCCTTCATTCGCTACGCGTTGGTTCATCAACGACTTGCCGACACACTCCAGCAGTGTCTCATCAATGAGAAAGTCACAAG TGACTGGTATTACGCCCGGAGTCCCTTCCTCGACCCAAACCTGACCTCAGACATCATAAACCACCTGTACGAGCTCAACCAGATCCAATTTGACGTTGCAGCTCGGGGTTACGATCTGGACATTGATTGGCCGGCCTTTGCTAG ACGGACGTTAGGGGCCGGCTCAGCATCACTCCTGTGGAAACCCCCCAGTCGTTGCTCCAGCATCAACAGTCTGATCCAG GAGGTCCGCGTTCCAGATTTGAATCTCCGTGGGGATCTTGCACAAGCAGAACCATCCCTTCGCAGTGTTGCAGAGAATCTGCGCCTTGAGCTCGACCAATCTGAGGTCAGGCAGCAAGAGCTTCTGAGACAGGTGGAGGAATTAGGCAAAGAGCCGGCCCATCTGAAAGATGTGGTTAAGAACCTTAAGGAGCAGTTGGTAGCAGCTCAGAAAACTACCAGTTTGCCGAATCCTTCCGCTAGCATGGACGTCCGTAACCACTATCAAACATGTTGGgatgaaaaaaactgtgaaCTTCAAGACAGACTTGCAGCCACTGAGAACAAAAATATGGAGCTTCTCTCTAAGCTGGATGAGACTATAAAAGAAAAGGGCAAACAAACATCCAGTTTTTGCGAATCAGCCTGGAAGATCCAAGAACTCCTGGAGAAACTTAAGTCAACAGAGGAGAAGAGGCTGGAGGCCAAGAGAGAGGCTGAGGACCGGGCCAGGTATTGTGATCGTGTGTCTCAGGAGCTGAAATtgagggaggaggagttgAGGACCTGCACGGAGAAACTGGCTGACGTTAAATCCCGTGGCCAGGACGAGCGAGCTGAGACCCTCAAGCGCTTGGAGGAGCTCCAGGGTGCCGTCGGTCGCATTCAGGGCGCGTTGACGCTGAAAGAGAAGGAGAGCGGCAATTTACGAGCGCAGCTTCAGGGTTTGCAAGCCTCGCTAGAGTGTCGAGAACGCCAAGCAGATGAACTGAGACGGAGGCTGCAGGAGGAGCGTGACGAGATCGAGCGCAGATGTACCGATAGAGATAGCCAGAATGAAACGCTGGAAGTTCAACTGCTGGACTTACGAAAAACCCTAAAAAGCCGAGAGAGGGAACTTTCTGTTAGCTCAGAGAAAATCAAGCATTTGGAAGAACATCTGGAGAAGGTAAACATGGAGAAAGAGAGTTTGAGTTTTAGACTCGAGGACATCGATCTGAATGCCAGCGTAGAAACCGGAAACCTTGATAACTGCAGATCTCAGTGCTGCGAACTTAAGGGTATAAACACTGCGCTACTGCAAGCGGTCAAAAAGAGTGAGGACAGCGTCGTAGAGCTGACTCAGGGAAGGGAAGCCTTGTTAGACCAGCTCGCCATTCTGAGGGCTTCTGAGAAGCACCTAAAGGGAAGGCTGGAAGCTGCCGATTTGTGCACTGAAGACCGCGAGAAGAAGTTTCTGGATGAAAACTGCCATTTGGAGGAGCTTGTCCAGAAGGCTCTTCTTGAGAAACAGCGATTGGAAGCTCAACAGAAGAGTGTGGAACAGGAAAATTTGGACCTCCTTGAAGTTCAGTCCTCATTGAAAAAACAACTCACTGAGGCTCAAGAGGAGGTGGACTTGCTTAACGCTAAAGTGTCCAACCTGGATGAGAACCTCACAGGATCCCAAAAAAGCCATGCGGAGCTGCTGATGAAATTCCAGCAAATGGAAGTCAAGCTCAAAGACCAGACAGCTAAATGTGGTCTTCTACAGGAACGTGTTGAGGAACTGGAAAGCAGGACCTCAGAGCAACATGATGAAAAAGGAGCGGCGGAGAGCAATGAAAAAACACCAAAGCTCCACGAGGAACATTTAACCCCTGATAGCAAAGAGGCTCCGTTCAGGCTGGTGATTGCTGAGGCTCAACTGGAGCTCAACCTTCGGGAGGTGCATCGACTTAGGGAGGAGGTGGTGGAGCTCAGGGCTCAACTCCTGGCTGGGACGGAGGAGAAGATGAAAGCTCAGGCCTTTCAGGAGGTGACCGAAGCGTCCAGAGAGGACCTACGAGTTTTGGTGGAACAGCTCAAGGGTCAAGTGGAGGAGCTGAACCGGCAACACGTAGATGAGATCCTGCGTTCTCGTGAGCGTGAGGAAGCGCTGATCCGGGAGCGAGACTGCGAGGCCCTAGCTCGGGCAGGCCTGGCTGCCGAGGTGACGGCTAACAAGGAGGAGCTGCACATTCTCAAGCAACGCTATGATGCCTTGTGCCTGGAGAACAGCGAGTCCGGGGAGGCCCTGCACCGAGCCAACACCGAAACCGCTGAGCTCGGAGTTCGAGTGTGCACACTGACGGCCGAGAACGAAGAAGCTCGTCTGCGATTGGAGACCCACTCCAAGAGGCGGCAagcgctggaggaggaggccgcGCAGGAGGCGACCAGGATAGATGCTTGCACGGAGCAGCTCCGCCAAGAGAATCAGCAACTCGTCGGCAAGCTCCGTCACCAGGATGACCTTTGGGCCATGACGCAGAAGCTGCAAGAGGAGCTGACCAAAGTCCAAGAGGAGGCAGAGGTGCTGCAGGAGAAGAGCCGCCAAGAGATCGAAGCGCTCCGGCTGGAGCTCAGCAGCCAGGCCATCAGTCACAGCAGTCAACTGCAG AGTGTCAACGAAGAGTTGATGGATGAGAGGTTACAGATGATGAGCGAGCAGGAGAAAGCAGTCGAAGTAGAAAAGCAACTCAAGCGCTGGAAG ACTGAGGTGCAACGATACCGGCAACACCTTGCTGAGAAAACCATTCAGTTGGCCCAGTCGGAAAATCTCCTTCAGCAGAAAGAGGACGAGCTTATCCAACTGAGAAAGAATTTATCAAG ATGCCAGGAGGAGCTTGACATGACTCAGCGGGCTTGTCAGGAGCTGAGGGACACTCTGAGGAAGGTCACGCTGGACAAGCAGAACTTAGATCTGAGGACGGCAGCCGAACTGGACGACCTCTATCGCACCAAGGTCAACCTGGAGGAAAGGCTGGTGGAGCTCATCAG GGACAAAGATGCGCTGTGGCAGAAGACGGACGCGTTGGAGTTTGAGCAGAAACTGCGCGACGAGGAGACGGAGCGTGACGTCAACTACTGCCTGGGCTGCCACACGCCGTTCGGCTGGTTGCTCCGCAAGCACAGCTGCAG ATCTTGTGGCCGTCCCTTCTGCCATTATTGCCTGGCCAATGCAGCTAGTTACCAGATGGGCGGTACCAGAGAGCTCTGCTGCCGGGATTGCCGTAACCAGGTCAGTGGAGAGGAAGAGCGCCCCCCGCAGGAGGACACCTTTACCAGCACGCCGGGCTCTGCGATCGGCCGACTGCTGCAGCCTCTGAGAGCCGTGACGAGCCTCTTGG gAGTGGATGAAGGCGACAAGCAGGAGGATGGAATATTTGACATCATCACAGAGGAGGAAGTGAGCGGCATCTCCGACGGTGACTCGTTTGTCACCGCCTGCTCTTCTGGACATGGACAGGAGGAGGCAACACAATT AAGCTGCAGCAGTGCCAGCACAGGAGACTTGTCGTCGGAAGTCCTCGAGGATCAGCGTGGCGCCATGCAGGATGCAGAGATCTGCCTGCTCAAGTCAGGAGAACTGAC GTTGACGTCTTGCTTCGCATTGGACGACATATCGAGTTTTGGCGACAGCTCGAGGGAGCTCTTCATCAAGTCCAACTGTTACAGCACTGTGCCCATCAGCGCCGGCTGGTCGGGCGCCACCGTCTGCTGGACGTTTACCTCAGAACCCAAAGGCATTTCCTTCAGTGTTGTTTTCCAGGAGAGTGCACAGACTACATTGGAGCAGGCCAAG GTCTTGATCCCACTGACTCGCTGCAACTCCCATAAGGAGACAATAAGGGGAGAAATGAAAGTTCGAAAAGCAGGAGAATACATACTCATCTTTGATAACTCCTTTTCGAG GTTCATCTCCAAGCGGGTGATGTATCATCTGGCTGTGGATGCCCTCCCTTGA
- the LOC119136686 gene encoding FYVE and coiled-coil domain-containing protein 1-like isoform X1, producing MTSSGSSVGQNQLHRIIRDLHDAVFQLSQEHKDLAEPVTDDSTNLRKFFYKLEYLLQFDLKEKTTFLGQRKDYWDYFCDCLIKIKGVNDGIRFVKSIPELKTSLGKGRAFIRYALVHQRLADTLQQCLINEKVTSDWYYARSPFLDPNLTSDIINHLYELNQIQFDVAARGYDLDIDWPAFARRTLGAGSASLLWKPPSRCSSINSLIQSQEVRVPDLNLRGDLAQAEPSLRSVAENLRLELDQSEVRQQELLRQVEELGKEPAHLKDVVKNLKEQLVAAQKTTSLPNPSASMDVRNHYQTCWDEKNCELQDRLAATENKNMELLSKLDETIKEKGKQTSSFCESAWKIQELLEKLKSTEEKRLEAKREAEDRARYCDRVSQELKLREEELRTCTEKLADVKSRGQDERAETLKRLEELQGAVGRIQGALTLKEKESGNLRAQLQGLQASLECRERQADELRRRLQEERDEIERRCTDRDSQNETLEVQLLDLRKTLKSRERELSVSSEKIKHLEEHLEKVNMEKESLSFRLEDIDLNASVETGNLDNCRSQCCELKGINTALLQAVKKSEDSVVELTQGREALLDQLAILRASEKHLKGRLEAADLCTEDREKKFLDENCHLEELVQKALLEKQRLEAQQKSVEQENLDLLEVQSSLKKQLTEAQEEVDLLNAKVSNLDENLTGSQKSHAELLMKFQQMEVKLKDQTAKCGLLQERVEELESRTSEQHDEKGAAESNEKTPKLHEEHLTPDSKEAPFRLVIAEAQLELNLREVHRLREEVVELRAQLLAGTEEKMKAQAFQEVTEASREDLRVLVEQLKGQVEELNRQHVDEILRSREREEALIRERDCEALARAGLAAEVTANKEELHILKQRYDALCLENSESGEALHRANTETAELGVRVCTLTAENEEARLRLETHSKRRQALEEEAAQEATRIDACTEQLRQENQQLVGKLRHQDDLWAMTQKLQEELTKVQEEAEVLQEKSRQEIEALRLELSSQAISHSSQLQSVNEELMDERLQMMSEQEKAVEVEKQLKRWKTEVQRYRQHLAEKTIQLAQSENLLQQKEDELIQLRKNLSRCQEELDMTQRACQELRDTLRKVTLDKQNLDLRTAAELDDLYRTKVNLEERLVELIRDKDALWQKTDALEFEQKLRDEETERDVNYCLGCHTPFGWLLRKHSCRSCGRPFCHYCLANAASYQMGGTRELCCRDCRNQVSGEEERPPQEDTFTSTPGSAIGRLLQPLRAVTSLLGVDEGDKQEDGIFDIITEEEVSGISDGDSFVTACSSGHGQEEATQLSCSSASTGDLSSEVLEDQRGAMQDAEICLLKSGELTLTSCFALDDISSFGDSSRELFIKSNCYSTVPISAGWSGATVCWTFTSEPKGISFSVVFQESAQTTLEQAKVLIPLTRCNSHKETIRGEMKVRKAGEYILIFDNSFSRFISKRVMYHLAVDALP from the exons TTGAAAACCTCATTGGGCAAAGGAAGAGCCTTCATTCGCTACGCGTTGGTTCATCAACGACTTGCCGACACACTCCAGCAGTGTCTCATCAATGAGAAAGTCACAAG TGACTGGTATTACGCCCGGAGTCCCTTCCTCGACCCAAACCTGACCTCAGACATCATAAACCACCTGTACGAGCTCAACCAGATCCAATTTGACGTTGCAGCTCGGGGTTACGATCTGGACATTGATTGGCCGGCCTTTGCTAG ACGGACGTTAGGGGCCGGCTCAGCATCACTCCTGTGGAAACCCCCCAGTCGTTGCTCCAGCATCAACAGTCTGATCCAG TCACAGGAGGTCCGCGTTCCAGATTTGAATCTCCGTGGGGATCTTGCACAAGCAGAACCATCCCTTCGCAGTGTTGCAGAGAATCTGCGCCTTGAGCTCGACCAATCTGAGGTCAGGCAGCAAGAGCTTCTGAGACAGGTGGAGGAATTAGGCAAAGAGCCGGCCCATCTGAAAGATGTGGTTAAGAACCTTAAGGAGCAGTTGGTAGCAGCTCAGAAAACTACCAGTTTGCCGAATCCTTCCGCTAGCATGGACGTCCGTAACCACTATCAAACATGTTGGgatgaaaaaaactgtgaaCTTCAAGACAGACTTGCAGCCACTGAGAACAAAAATATGGAGCTTCTCTCTAAGCTGGATGAGACTATAAAAGAAAAGGGCAAACAAACATCCAGTTTTTGCGAATCAGCCTGGAAGATCCAAGAACTCCTGGAGAAACTTAAGTCAACAGAGGAGAAGAGGCTGGAGGCCAAGAGAGAGGCTGAGGACCGGGCCAGGTATTGTGATCGTGTGTCTCAGGAGCTGAAATtgagggaggaggagttgAGGACCTGCACGGAGAAACTGGCTGACGTTAAATCCCGTGGCCAGGACGAGCGAGCTGAGACCCTCAAGCGCTTGGAGGAGCTCCAGGGTGCCGTCGGTCGCATTCAGGGCGCGTTGACGCTGAAAGAGAAGGAGAGCGGCAATTTACGAGCGCAGCTTCAGGGTTTGCAAGCCTCGCTAGAGTGTCGAGAACGCCAAGCAGATGAACTGAGACGGAGGCTGCAGGAGGAGCGTGACGAGATCGAGCGCAGATGTACCGATAGAGATAGCCAGAATGAAACGCTGGAAGTTCAACTGCTGGACTTACGAAAAACCCTAAAAAGCCGAGAGAGGGAACTTTCTGTTAGCTCAGAGAAAATCAAGCATTTGGAAGAACATCTGGAGAAGGTAAACATGGAGAAAGAGAGTTTGAGTTTTAGACTCGAGGACATCGATCTGAATGCCAGCGTAGAAACCGGAAACCTTGATAACTGCAGATCTCAGTGCTGCGAACTTAAGGGTATAAACACTGCGCTACTGCAAGCGGTCAAAAAGAGTGAGGACAGCGTCGTAGAGCTGACTCAGGGAAGGGAAGCCTTGTTAGACCAGCTCGCCATTCTGAGGGCTTCTGAGAAGCACCTAAAGGGAAGGCTGGAAGCTGCCGATTTGTGCACTGAAGACCGCGAGAAGAAGTTTCTGGATGAAAACTGCCATTTGGAGGAGCTTGTCCAGAAGGCTCTTCTTGAGAAACAGCGATTGGAAGCTCAACAGAAGAGTGTGGAACAGGAAAATTTGGACCTCCTTGAAGTTCAGTCCTCATTGAAAAAACAACTCACTGAGGCTCAAGAGGAGGTGGACTTGCTTAACGCTAAAGTGTCCAACCTGGATGAGAACCTCACAGGATCCCAAAAAAGCCATGCGGAGCTGCTGATGAAATTCCAGCAAATGGAAGTCAAGCTCAAAGACCAGACAGCTAAATGTGGTCTTCTACAGGAACGTGTTGAGGAACTGGAAAGCAGGACCTCAGAGCAACATGATGAAAAAGGAGCGGCGGAGAGCAATGAAAAAACACCAAAGCTCCACGAGGAACATTTAACCCCTGATAGCAAAGAGGCTCCGTTCAGGCTGGTGATTGCTGAGGCTCAACTGGAGCTCAACCTTCGGGAGGTGCATCGACTTAGGGAGGAGGTGGTGGAGCTCAGGGCTCAACTCCTGGCTGGGACGGAGGAGAAGATGAAAGCTCAGGCCTTTCAGGAGGTGACCGAAGCGTCCAGAGAGGACCTACGAGTTTTGGTGGAACAGCTCAAGGGTCAAGTGGAGGAGCTGAACCGGCAACACGTAGATGAGATCCTGCGTTCTCGTGAGCGTGAGGAAGCGCTGATCCGGGAGCGAGACTGCGAGGCCCTAGCTCGGGCAGGCCTGGCTGCCGAGGTGACGGCTAACAAGGAGGAGCTGCACATTCTCAAGCAACGCTATGATGCCTTGTGCCTGGAGAACAGCGAGTCCGGGGAGGCCCTGCACCGAGCCAACACCGAAACCGCTGAGCTCGGAGTTCGAGTGTGCACACTGACGGCCGAGAACGAAGAAGCTCGTCTGCGATTGGAGACCCACTCCAAGAGGCGGCAagcgctggaggaggaggccgcGCAGGAGGCGACCAGGATAGATGCTTGCACGGAGCAGCTCCGCCAAGAGAATCAGCAACTCGTCGGCAAGCTCCGTCACCAGGATGACCTTTGGGCCATGACGCAGAAGCTGCAAGAGGAGCTGACCAAAGTCCAAGAGGAGGCAGAGGTGCTGCAGGAGAAGAGCCGCCAAGAGATCGAAGCGCTCCGGCTGGAGCTCAGCAGCCAGGCCATCAGTCACAGCAGTCAACTGCAG AGTGTCAACGAAGAGTTGATGGATGAGAGGTTACAGATGATGAGCGAGCAGGAGAAAGCAGTCGAAGTAGAAAAGCAACTCAAGCGCTGGAAG ACTGAGGTGCAACGATACCGGCAACACCTTGCTGAGAAAACCATTCAGTTGGCCCAGTCGGAAAATCTCCTTCAGCAGAAAGAGGACGAGCTTATCCAACTGAGAAAGAATTTATCAAG ATGCCAGGAGGAGCTTGACATGACTCAGCGGGCTTGTCAGGAGCTGAGGGACACTCTGAGGAAGGTCACGCTGGACAAGCAGAACTTAGATCTGAGGACGGCAGCCGAACTGGACGACCTCTATCGCACCAAGGTCAACCTGGAGGAAAGGCTGGTGGAGCTCATCAG GGACAAAGATGCGCTGTGGCAGAAGACGGACGCGTTGGAGTTTGAGCAGAAACTGCGCGACGAGGAGACGGAGCGTGACGTCAACTACTGCCTGGGCTGCCACACGCCGTTCGGCTGGTTGCTCCGCAAGCACAGCTGCAG ATCTTGTGGCCGTCCCTTCTGCCATTATTGCCTGGCCAATGCAGCTAGTTACCAGATGGGCGGTACCAGAGAGCTCTGCTGCCGGGATTGCCGTAACCAGGTCAGTGGAGAGGAAGAGCGCCCCCCGCAGGAGGACACCTTTACCAGCACGCCGGGCTCTGCGATCGGCCGACTGCTGCAGCCTCTGAGAGCCGTGACGAGCCTCTTGG gAGTGGATGAAGGCGACAAGCAGGAGGATGGAATATTTGACATCATCACAGAGGAGGAAGTGAGCGGCATCTCCGACGGTGACTCGTTTGTCACCGCCTGCTCTTCTGGACATGGACAGGAGGAGGCAACACAATT AAGCTGCAGCAGTGCCAGCACAGGAGACTTGTCGTCGGAAGTCCTCGAGGATCAGCGTGGCGCCATGCAGGATGCAGAGATCTGCCTGCTCAAGTCAGGAGAACTGAC GTTGACGTCTTGCTTCGCATTGGACGACATATCGAGTTTTGGCGACAGCTCGAGGGAGCTCTTCATCAAGTCCAACTGTTACAGCACTGTGCCCATCAGCGCCGGCTGGTCGGGCGCCACCGTCTGCTGGACGTTTACCTCAGAACCCAAAGGCATTTCCTTCAGTGTTGTTTTCCAGGAGAGTGCACAGACTACATTGGAGCAGGCCAAG GTCTTGATCCCACTGACTCGCTGCAACTCCCATAAGGAGACAATAAGGGGAGAAATGAAAGTTCGAAAAGCAGGAGAATACATACTCATCTTTGATAACTCCTTTTCGAG GTTCATCTCCAAGCGGGTGATGTATCATCTGGCTGTGGATGCCCTCCCTTGA